The Aphis gossypii isolate Hap1 chromosome 3, ASM2018417v2, whole genome shotgun sequence genome includes a region encoding these proteins:
- the LOC126550635 gene encoding SCAN domain-containing protein 3-like: MIKELGNKYKNITRNDIETFLHFCEPCQQKQKGSKKGVVVKPIISSDFNSRCQVDLIDFQSHPDGKFKFIMVYQDHLTKFVVLKPLEFKRAEEVAYNIIDIFTLLGATTIKLNNENANVMRTRAKENLENQAKKMMAWSNKKLLPVAIHSTVRVPVPEVDKGRLDARSILAIVLEVTSDSFYRLGTRDGVLKQLYARSQFTACQKKLLQIDEVPIDTEVALRTVAKEQSTGTGQGFLKCVCKTKCQNKKVHLS, encoded by the exons ATGATCAAAGAActtggtaataaatataaaaatataacacgtaATGATATAGAgacatttttgcatttttgtgAACCATgtcaacaaaaacaaaaaggtTCAAAAAAAGGAGTGGTAGTTAAACCAATAATATCTTCAGACTTTAATTCCCGATGCCAAGTTGATTTAATAGACTTCCAGTCTCATCCTgatggaaaatttaaatttattatggtgTACCAGGATCACCTCACTAAATTTGTTGTTCTTAAGCCCCTCGAATTTAAACGCGCTGAAGAGGtagcctataatattatagatatttttacgtTGCTTGGAGCTACaactatcaaattaaataacgaaAACGCCAATGTCATGCGAACTAGAGCTAaggaaaatcttgaaaatcaAGCAAAAAAAATGATGGCGTGGTCGAATAAGAAGCTATTACCGGTGGCAATTCATTCAACTGTACGTGTTCCAGTTCCTGAGGTAGATAAAGGACGTTTAGATGCACGAAGTATACTGGCAATTGTTTTAGag gtgacAAGTGATAGTTTTTATCGATTAGGAACACGGGATGGAGTTCTGAAGCAATTATATGCTAGAAGTCAGTTTACAGCTTGTCAGAAAAAGCTACTACAAATTGACGAAGTTCCAATAGACACAGAAGTGGCATTACGAACAGTCGCAAAGGAACAGTCTACAGGAACTGGCCaaggatttttaaaatgtgtttgtaAGACCAAGtgccaaaataaaaaagtgcatttgtcttaa